One window from the genome of Diabrotica virgifera virgifera chromosome 6, PGI_DIABVI_V3a encodes:
- the LOC126885957 gene encoding uncharacterized protein LOC126885957 → MADLNKAGPSGVKRRKTVKVRNEKNLSVEELMQFLYNSDSDEDYEDSDVDNFEIENVSEDSSGSDTEDDVLQNELNNTVADNPDVQITDNEWTETTSGMKQIPFTKRSGLLVDSPGDSAYEWFRLLFDDELLNMIVLQTNSYAVEVLSTSKGCDRSRISLWKELTI, encoded by the exons ATGGCTGATTTAAATAAAGCTGGACCTTCAGGCGTAAAAAGACGTAAGACCGTGAAAGtgagaaatgaaaaaaatctgAGTGTTGAGGAATTGATGCAGTTTTTATATAATTCAGACTCAGATGAAGATTATGAAGACTCTGATGTAGATAACT ttgaaattgaaaatgtttcgGAAGACTCTTCTGGAAGTGATACTGAGGATGATGTACTACAGAACGAGTTAAATAATACTGTTGCAGATAATCCTGACGTACAGATTACAGACAATGAATGGACCGAAACAACTAGCGGTATGAAACAAATTCCATTTACAAAAAGAAGTGGATTGTTAGTCGATAGTCCTGGTGATAGTGCGTACGAATGGTTTAGGCTGTTGTTTGACGATGAACTTTTAAATATGATTGTCTTACAAACTAACAGTTATGCAGTTGAAGTTCTTTCTACCAGCAAAGGATGTGACCGTTCAAGGATTTCCCTATGGAAGGAATTAACAATATAA